The following are encoded in a window of Jeotgalibacillus aurantiacus genomic DNA:
- a CDS encoding DUF4956 domain-containing protein — MMDQINQLFTFGPADNASFWMTFGAMASAAALSFVITQVYQITFTGERYSQAFVHTIIMMSVVVSVVMNVVSGNAGVAFGLFAVFSLIRFRSAVTNAKDIAYIFFGLCVGMTCGLYQIGLALMLTVFASIIFYLLYKFDYGKGKDTQILKVTVPENLNHEEMFNDILAKYTHRYELRQIETTNLGTMIQYTFSIRSKEETKDQELLDQLREKNANLKVSLSYLQAAE; from the coding sequence ATGATGGATCAGATTAATCAGCTATTTACATTTGGACCGGCAGACAATGCTTCCTTCTGGATGACATTTGGTGCAATGGCATCAGCTGCAGCGTTAAGCTTTGTCATAACGCAGGTATATCAGATTACGTTCACGGGAGAGCGTTATTCACAGGCGTTTGTGCATACGATCATCATGATGAGTGTGGTCGTTTCTGTTGTGATGAATGTGGTAAGTGGGAATGCAGGTGTTGCGTTTGGACTGTTTGCGGTATTTTCTTTGATTCGTTTCAGAAGTGCTGTGACAAACGCGAAGGATATTGCGTACATCTTTTTTGGGCTCTGCGTCGGGATGACGTGCGGCCTATACCAGATCGGACTAGCCCTTATGCTGACGGTATTTGCGAGTATTATTTTCTATCTTTTATATAAATTTGATTACGGTAAAGGGAAGGATACTCAGATTCTCAAAGTAACCGTTCCTGAAAACCTGAATCATGAAGAGATGTTCAATGACATTCTTGCAAAATATACGCACCGTTATGAGCTGAGGCAGATTGAGACAACGAATCTTGGAACGATGATTCAGTATACTTTTTCCATTCGCAGTAAAGAGGAAACGAAGGATCAGGAATTGCTTGATCAGCTGAGAGAAAAAAATGCCAATTTGAAAGTTTCACTGTCCTATCTGCAGGCTGCAGAATAA
- a CDS encoding polyphosphate polymerase domain-containing protein: MSIEIFSRREQKYLITKQQYLSLVEKMSPYMRADKNGIDGRYTVTSLYFDTPEQRIYFETKNKLRFRQKLRLRIYDDTDIDGTSFFEVKQKHNNVVNKRRMVLPLKDAYRYLERRSLQSLSDVQTSNWQVFKEIDHFKKLYRLRPEMVVSYDRHAFHCTWDADLRVTFDLNLRCRNDDLRIEHGPHGAHFIDSDLVVLEVKVTHSVPLWLTRLLQELECEQRSASKFCTSLELLKGDRIPGYWTRETTQIGGVSS; encoded by the coding sequence ATGTCCATTGAGATCTTCAGCAGGCGTGAGCAAAAATACTTAATTACAAAGCAGCAGTACTTATCTTTAGTGGAAAAAATGTCGCCATATATGAGGGCAGACAAAAATGGGATTGATGGGCGTTATACTGTGACAAGTCTTTATTTTGATACGCCTGAGCAGCGGATATATTTTGAGACAAAAAATAAACTCCGTTTCAGACAGAAGCTGCGTCTGCGTATTTACGATGATACGGATATTGATGGAACATCGTTTTTTGAAGTGAAGCAAAAGCACAATAATGTGGTGAATAAACGGAGGATGGTACTGCCGCTAAAAGATGCTTACCGGTATCTGGAGAGAAGAAGTCTCCAATCATTAAGCGACGTTCAAACGTCGAACTGGCAGGTTTTTAAGGAGATTGACCATTTTAAGAAGCTTTACAGGCTGCGTCCGGAAATGGTTGTAAGTTACGACCGGCATGCTTTTCACTGTACGTGGGATGCGGACCTCCGGGTGACATTTGATTTGAATCTGCGCTGCAGGAATGATGATTTGCGAATTGAACATGGTCCTCACGGTGCTCACTTTATCGATTCTGACCTCGTCGTGCTCGAAGTGAAGGTCACGCACAGTGTGCCTCTTTGGCTGACGAGACTATTACAGGAGCTTGAGTGTGAACAGCGCAGCGCTTCAAAATTCTGTACGAGCCTTGAGCTGTTAAAAGGAGACCGGATTCCGGGGTATTGGACGAGAGAAACGACACAAATTGGAGGGGTTTCATCATGA
- a CDS encoding glutathione peroxidase, which translates to MNTVYDFAVRKTNGDLISLDAYAGKPLLIVNTASKCGYTPQFKGLQELHQKYSAEGLTVLGFPCSQFANQEFEDIQETTEFCEVNYGVTFPLMAKVDVNGEHAEPLFNFLKDEKGGEIKWNFTKFLINRDGHVEARYEPAVEPAEIGGDIEKVLG; encoded by the coding sequence ATGAATACGGTATATGATTTCGCAGTACGAAAAACAAATGGAGACCTGATTTCCCTGGACGCCTACGCGGGAAAACCTCTGCTGATTGTCAACACAGCAAGCAAATGCGGATATACACCGCAATTTAAAGGACTTCAGGAGTTGCACCAAAAATATTCCGCTGAAGGACTAACTGTGCTCGGTTTCCCATGCAGCCAGTTTGCCAATCAGGAATTCGAGGATATTCAGGAAACAACTGAATTCTGTGAAGTAAACTATGGGGTAACCTTCCCGCTCATGGCAAAAGTGGACGTGAATGGGGAACATGCCGAACCACTGTTCAACTTCCTGAAGGATGAAAAAGGCGGGGAAATCAAATGGAATTTCACAAAATTCCTGATCAACCGCGACGGACACGTTGAAGCGCGATATGAACCTGCGGTTGAGCCGGCGGAGATCGGCGGAGATATTGAGAAAGTACTTGGGTAA